Part of the Cellulomonas sp. WB94 genome, TCTGCTGGAAGGCGCACCGGTCGCTCGTCAGGCTCCCGGCTCGCACGGCGGCCGGCCGGCGTGAGTACGCCGCGCTTGGTGGAGTCCGCTCCCCCTCGGGCCGCCCGACGGCGGATCGCCCGGGTGGCGGGTGCATCGGCACCGGCGGTGTCAGGGCTCGTTGAGGGCGCCCACCTGATGACCTGGGTCAGCAGCGTGGGGGTGTACTTTAGCCACCGCAACCACTTGCAGAGAGTTACAGCAATTCTGTCCTCGTTCCGTCGCTTCCCGGATCCCATCCGTCCCATGGGTCGCATCGTGCGACCCGACCGAGCCTGGCCCTGGAGCAACCACCCTTTCCCATGGAGTGCGGCTTGCCGACCCGACCCCAGCGAAGGAGCTTCATCGTGCGCGCAGCCATCTCCCCCAGACGTCGGACCAGGGCTCCCGGCCTGCTACGAGCCGTTCGACGTTCGCTGTTCGACCGGGCTGGGAGTGCCCCGTACACCCTGGCCGACCTGGGAATCCCGGAGAGCTACGTCGATGCGCACGGGCATGTCCGGAACCCGCCGGCGGCAACGCTCGTTGCGGTCGCTTCGGCGATCGGCGCAGGCCCTAGGGCGGCCGAGCCGTTGGTCTGCACCCCCGGTCAGGCGCGCCCCGACCTCGACGGCAGCCTCTTCGATCTCACGGGGGCTGACGTGCCCGGGCCCGCTGGCATCGGGCCGGAGCCGGGGTACTACCACCTGCGCACGCCGGACGGCCGGCGCCGTCTGGTGATCAGCGCACCGGAACGCTTGCCGCAGCCGGTCCGGGGCTGGGGTTGGTCGGTGCAGCTGTATGCGGCACGCTCCCGGGACTCCTGGGGCATCGGTGACTTCGCTGGCCTCGCAACGATCACTCGGGCGGCAAGGGCCGCCGGGGCCACCTCAGTCCTGATCTCCCCCGTGCACGCCGCCGCACCCGTCCCCGCGCAGCAGGCGTCCCCGTACTCGCCCGCGTCCCGGCAGTGGCTCCAGCTGCTCCACATCGCCATGGCAGACGTCCCCGGCGCCGGCGAGGTCGACCTCGCCGACCTCGAGCTGGCCGGGCGCGAGCTCAACGCCGAGCGACTCATCGACCGCGACGCCGTGTGGAAGTTGAAGCGTTCGGCCCTCGAGCGCATCTGGTCGGCCACCAGGTGGACGCTGCCCGTCGAGCACGAGGTCTGGACAGCAGAGCACGGGCAGAACCTCACCCGATTCGCCACCTGGTGCGTGCTGGCCGAGACCTATGGCACGGGGAACTGGCGGGAGTGGCCGTCCGAGTTCCACTCCCCCGCGGGCGCGCTCGACTTCGCAGCCGAGCACACCGACCGGGTTGCCTTCTACGCGTGGGCTCAATGGGTCGCCGACACCCAGCTTGCTGCGGCCTGCCGAGCCGGCGCCGGCGTCGTGGTGGACATCGCCGTCGGGTTCGACTCCTGCAGCGCGGACGCGTGGGACAGCCAGGACGAGGTCTGCTTCGACTTCGAGGTCGGCTGCCCGCCGGACCGGCACAACGTCGACGGCCAGAAATGGGGGCTTCCCCCCTTCAACCCGCTGGCCCTCGTCGCCGCAGACTTCGCTCCATTCATCAAGATGGTCCGCTCCGCGCTGCGCCACGCGGACGCGCTGCGCATCGACCACGTCATGCAGCTGTGGCGCCTCTTCTGGGTACCGGCGGGCGAGGGGGCAGGTCAGGGTGCCTATGTGCACTACCCGACCGAGGCGATGCTCGCGATCGTGCGCCTCGAGGCCAGCCGAGTCGGCGCGTGGGTCGTCGGGGAAGACATGGGAACGGTGGCCGACGAGGTCCGCGACACGATGGCCCGGGACGGAATGCTCGGCTACCGGGCCGCGCTGCGCCTGCCGGTCGATCAGTTCCCGGAGGCCGCCATGGGTGCGTCCTCCACGCACGACCAGGCCACGATTGCCGGCACCCTGACCGGGTCGGACACGAACGACCTGCGCGCCATCGGCAAGGCCGCGAACTTCGAGCAGCTCGAGCAGGCGCGGCGCGAGCTGGCCGCCGCCGCGGGCGTCGACCCCGACGGTCCTATCGGACCCGAGGAGATCAGGCGTGCGGTCCTCGCCCAATACACCCGCTTGGCTGCCTGCAAGGCCCGGGTGGTGCTGGCCTCCCTCGACGACGTCGGCGCGGTCGCCGAACGACCGAACATGCCCGGAACGGTCACCGCCTGGCCGAACTGGTGCCTGAGCCTGCCGCGGCCGGTCGAGGACATCCTGCGCGAGCCCCTTGCGCAGGAGCTGGCACAGGTCTTGGGTACGCGCGCCTGACCGGGGACCTGGGCCCGCATCGGCACGTAGGCCCGGAGCGGCCTCCTCGCGGCTCCGGGCTCCACCGCCGCTGACGCCGGCTGCGGGTCGGCACGACCTCGTCGGCCCTCGTCGTGAACGACTCAGATGGAGGTGCCGCGGCGATCGTGCTCGAGGGCGGTGTCTGTCGCGAGCTGCTCGACATGGGCGCACGCCGCCGGCAGGTCCCACGTCGCACCCTCAGCGAGCGCGCGTACCCAGGCCGGCTCGTCGAGCGCGGCCCGGGTGGCCGCTCGGTAGCCCTCGCCGTCCATCGGGTCCATGCGGAAGGGTCGTAGCCGATACGCTGGGACAGGCGTCCCACAGCCCCGAGGATCCGGGCACCGTCCTCGGCGCGGCCCGCGGCGGTCGCGGCCCCCGCGGCCACGAGGAGTCCGGCCAGGCTCCCCGTGCGGTCCCCGTCGGTGCTGGCCGCCGTGACCATGCGGGCGACGCTCGCGAGGGCGCGGGTGCCCTCCCCGGCGTCGACGTGCACCTTGGCGCGCACCCAGCGCGTGCTCGCGAGGGCCCACCGGTGTCCCAGCGCCTGGGCGCGCTCCTCGGCGATGGTCAGGAGCGCCAGGGCCTGGTCGCGGTCCCCGGTGGCGCGAGCGAACTGGCCCTGCGCCATCGCGATCTCCGCCTGGATCCAGGCGCTGCCATGCTCGTCGGCCGCCTCGCGACCGCGGGCCAGGTCCGCCGCGACCTCGTCGCCTGCCTCCCCGCGCAGCGCGCGGACGAACCCACGGAGCACCAGGCCGAGGGCGAGGCTCGGGTCGCCGGCCTCCTCGGCCGCGGGCACCAGCCGCTCGACGTCCGAGGTGACGGCGGCGACGTCGCCCATCAGGTACGCCAGAAGCGCATGCGCCAGCAGGACGCGGCTGAGCAGGGCAGGCTCGTCGGGCGGCAGTGCCGCCACCGCCGCGCTCAGCGCCGCGCGACCCTCGTCGACGTGGCCGCGCTGGTACCACCACCAGCCGACGGACGCAGCGATGCGGGCGGCCGTGCGACCGTCCCCGCGCGCGAGCGCGTGCGCCAGGGCGGCCCGGATGTTCTGCTGCTCCGCGTCGAGCCGTGCCCAGCCTGCCTCCTGCCCGGTCCCGCGCAGCAGAGGCTCGAGCCGTTCGACAAGATCGGCGACGACCCTCGCCTGGCGGTCCCGGTCCGCCAGGAGCGCCGCGGGCTCCTGCTCGTGCTCGACTGGCGCAGCGTCTCCAGCATCCGGTACCGCCCACGCTCGCGCTCCAGGACGACCAGGGACTGGGAGACGAGAGCGCGCAGCGCGCTCAGCGCCTGGCCGGAGGAGGAGCCGGCCACCGCGTCGACGGTGTCGGTGGCGAACCCGCCAGGGAAGGCGGCCAGCTGCTCGAAGAGTCGACGCTCGGCGTCGTCGAGGAGGTCCACGCTCCAGCGCACGGTCTGCACCAGCGTGCGCTGGTGGGGCGCGGCGCTGCGGCGCCCCTCGGTGAGCAGCTCGAACGGGTCCTCGACCCGGCGTGCGACCTCCGTCAGCGGCAGGGCTCGCAGGCACGCGGCAGCCAGCTCGATGGCCAGGGGCAGCCCGTCGAGACGGGTGCAGACGTGGTGGACCAGGCGACTTGTGCCGATGTCGTCGGACACGGGCGCTCCGACGAGTCGCGCTCGGTCGCGGAACAGGAGGACCGCGTCGTCGTCCAGCTCCCCCACCGGCAGGGGGCCGCACGGCAGGACCGCCTCCCCGTCCAGGCCCACGGGTTGCCGTGACGTGGCCAGCACGACGAGGTGCGGGCAGCTGGCCAGGACCTGCGCGCACCAGGCCGCGACGTCGTCGACCAGGTGCTCGCCGTTGTCGAGGATCACGGTGACCGCGCGGTCCTGCACCGCGGTGACCACGGCGTCGACGGGCCCCGCGCCGGTCAGGCTGACGTCCAGCACGTCGGCCACCTGCGCGCCGACCAGCGCGCCGTCCTGGATCCCCGCCAGCTCCACGACGGCCACCTCGCCCGGTACGAGCCCGCGCCGCAGGGCCTCGCAGACGAGCCGCGTCTTGCCCGAGCCGCCCGGGCCCACCACCGTGACCAGCCGGTGCGCCCGCAGCGCCGCTGCCAAGAAGTCCAGGTCCTCCTCCCGGCCGACGAACGTGGTCAGCGCGGGCCCGAGGCTCGGCGGTGACGGCGCGGGCGGTGACGAGCGACGCGGCTGCTCGGCGACCGAGCCCGTCGGCCGCCGGCTGGGCAGCAGGCCCGGGTCGTGCCGCAGCACGCGCGCCTGCAGCTCGCGCAGCTCTGGTCCAGGGTCGACGCCCAGCTCGTCGGCGTGCAGCAGCCGGACGTTCTCGATGACCGAGAGCGCCTCCGCCTGTCGCCCGGCGGCGTACAGCGCCCGGACCTGGGCCGCCCGCACCCCCTCGTCGAGCGGCTCGGCCTGCACCACCGGCAACAACCGCTCCACCGCCTCGTCGGGCCTCCCCAGCCGCAGCACCAGGTCCGCCGCGAGCTCGGCGGCGGTTCGGCGTCGGCGCTCGAGACGCATGGCCTCCTCGCGCGCGAAGGGGCGCTCGACGTCGGCATAGGCGGCGCCGTGCCAGAGCGCGAGGGCGCCATCCAGAAGGCTGACGGCGCCCGTGAGGTCCTCGGCGGACCGCGCCACCTTGGCCTCGGCGAGCGCGCGCTCGAACCTGCGGGCGTCGACGGCCTCGTCGGGCAGCGCGAGCAGATAGCCCGGTGACCGGGTGAGCAGCAGCTGCCAGGCCCCGTCGACCACACCGGGCTCGAGGATCCGCCGCAGCCGCGAGACGGCGGGCAGCAGCGCGGCGGGCCCGACGTCCTCACCCCAGACCCGCATCGCGAGCAGGTCCGCCGGCACCACGTGGCCGAGGTTCAGCACCAGGGCCGCCAGGGCGGAACGAAGGCGTGGGGGCACGACGAGATCGTCCGGCGTGCCACCGACCCGCACCCGGACCGGGCCCAGGGCCCGGACACCGATGCCCTCCATCACGCCCGAGGCTACGGGGCGACGGGGGCGATCGCCAGGGTGCGAGGCCTCAGGACGCCAGCCGGTTCCCCCCGGTGGAACGCCGCAAGCCCGTCGGCAAGGTCGCTGCAACCGGCTCGCAACGGCATCGTCCGAAGGTGGCGTCACTGATCCACCCCAGCCCCACCGCACCGAGGGAGATAGTCGATGTCCGTGCACGACACCCAGCAGCGCCTCGCCCACCCGCACCCCACGGACGAGCGTCGCGACCGGCCCCACCCGGAGCCGCGCTGGGACCAGCTGGCCGCCCACCTCACCGGGCACGTGGTCCTGCCCGACGACCCGGGCTACGACGCCCTGGTCGGATCCTTCAACCTGACCCAGCACCCGCACCCGGCGGCCGTCGTCCAGGCGGCCGATGCCGACGACGTGGTCGCGGCCGTCCGCTTCGCCGGCCGGCACGGCATCGAGATCGCGCCGCAGGCCACCGGTCACGGCGCGACGGACGCCCTGGACGGCGCGTTGCTGATCCACACCGGCCTCCTGCAGGAGCTGCAGATCCACGCCGAGGGGTGGGCGCGCATCGGCGCCGGGGTCCGGTGGCAGCAGGTGCTGGAGGCCGCCGCACCGCTCGACCTCATGGGCCTGGCTGGCTCGTCACCCACCGTCGGCGTGGTCGGCTACGTCACCGGTGGCGGCCTGTCACCGCGTGGCCCACGCCTACGGTTTCGCCGCGGACCGCGTGCGCGCCCTCGACCTCGTGACCGCCGACGGGGTGCTGCGCCGGGTGACCCCCGAGCTCGAGCCGGACCTGTTCTGGGCCGTGCGCGGCGGTAAGGGCAGCGTCGGGATCGTCACGGCCGTTGACCTGGACCTGCTGAACGGCGCCCACGTCTACGGCGGGGCGGTCTGGTTCGACGGCACCGACGCCGGAGCCGTGCTGCGCACGTGGCGCACCTGGGGAGAGCAGCTCCCGACGGCGCGACGACCTCGATCGTGTTCATGCGACTTCCGGAGGCGCCCTTCGTGCCACCGCCCCTCGCCGGGAAGCTCACGGTGAGCGTCCGCTTCACCTGGCACGGCGACGCCCAGCGCGGGGCGCAGCTGCTGGCCCCGCTGCGCGCGTGCGCCCCGGCGATCATCGACACCGTAGATCTTATCCCGTCCACGGCGCTCGGCCAGGTGCACAGCGACCCGACGGACCCGATGCCGTTGCTCGAGGACCACGTCCTGCTCGAGGAGCTGACCCACGACACCGTTGAGACGCTGCTGGGGCAGGTGGCAGCCTCGCCGGCGCTCGCGATGGTCGAGGTACGCAGGCTCGGGGGTGCGCTCGCGTGGCACCCGCGGCACGCGAGCGCGATCAGCCACCGCGACGCTCCGTTCAGCCTGTTCGCGGCCGGCCTCGCGATCCCGCCTCTCGCGGAACTCGTCCCGGCGCAGCTGGCGGCTGTCATGACGGCCGTGCAGCCGTGGTCCCGAGGCCGCACGCTGGTCAACTTCGCGCCGCTGACCCGGCCGGAGCGGGTCACCTCGGCCTACGACCCGGCGACGATGGCCCGCCTGCGCCGGGTCGCGGCGCACCACGACCCGCACGGGATCCTGCGGGCCCGCCGGTTCCTGGACGCCTGAGCGTCGGGGCAGGACGAGGCGTCGGCGACGAGCCGCGGCGGGCGCGTGTCAGGACGACAGCGCCCGCCGCGCCTCGCGCTGCTGCGCCTCGCACCGCCGCGCCTGCACTGTTGCGAGAGCTCGGCGAGGTCAGCGGTCTCGGCGGCTACCGCCTCTGCTCAAGGCAGCTCCCCGCCGAGCCGCGTTGCTCAGGCCTGCACGGCGTCGACGTCGTCCGGGTCCCGACCAGGGACGACGACCGTCTGCACGACGGCGGCGACGGCGGAGGGATTCAGCGTCTCGTCGCCGACCAGTGCGTGGATCTCCGCTGACTTCCGGGTCAGTCGTCGACGCGCTGAAGCGAGCTCGGCGAGTCCTTCGGGACCGACGCGCGCACAGCCCGAGAGATCCACCACGACCCCGTGCTCGGCGCTCGCGCGCGCGCACGCCGACCGCAGGGCGCCGCCGAACGCCGGTGCGGTCGCGAGGTCGACGTCGCCCGTGACGACGATGCGGACGACGTCGGCGTCCATCTGCAGGGTGACCTCGATGGGCCGTCGGGCCTCGTCGCGGATCGCGGGGCGCGCGGTGCTCGCCGGTCCGTTGCGCGCGAGGTCGAGGAACTTCTCGTCGAAGAGGTCCTTCATGGCGGTCGGCAACGCGTGGGCGCTGCTCAACGAGTCGACGATCTCGCTCGCGACGGTACGAAGCTTGACGTTGGTCTGCTGGGAGTACAGCTTCAGGAGGTTGAAGGCGGTCGACTCGTCGGTCCCGTAGACCAGCTCGAGCGCACCCTTGGCCTGGTCGATGATGCTGCGCGACTCGAGGGCCTCAGTCAGGATGGACGTCACCGCGTCAGCGCTCGCTCGGGCATGGCGGGCGGTCAGATCGAGCATCGAGGCGTACATGCAGCTGTCGGACGACGACCAGTCCACGGTGAGCGCCACCCAGTGCTCGTCACCACGGGCGTCGATCAGCCTGTACTGCTCGGCCGCGTAGGACAGCTCGCTGTCGTCGGCGACCAGCACCGCCGCCAGCCGGTCCCGGTCGGCGGCGTGGCAGTGGGCGAGCATCACCTCGGCCGTGGGCACGACCTCGCCCGGCGCGAAGCCGTGCATGGCGTACACGCTGTCCGACCAGGTCCAGACGTCCCCCTGGGCGCGAACGGTGCCCAGCGGGATCTCGGCGTCGTGTGCTCCGGGCCGGTCGTGCAGGTCATCTGGTGTGTGGATCATGGAATCCCCCGAACGAGCTGCCGCTACCTCGACCCGAACCGCCGCGCGCACCTCTGCTGTCAGCGCGACCGACCCGAGCCGGTGCCACCGCCTAGTTCTGCCCTCGTGCGGGGCCTCCTTGCCCCAGGGTCCATCATGCGGCCGACGCGACCCCGTGTCGACACAGACGCTCTGTCCGACGACGAGCGCTCGTCATCGCTCACCGTGCCCTGCGCGGCCGTCGTTGGTCCCTGGGGATCTCGTGGTCCTGCGCCACGGCCGACCGGAGTCGCCGGGAGTGCCGGAGAGGTCCAGGTGTCGGCTCACCACAGCCGACGCGACCGCCGTGAGCTCGCTCGAGGACGTGTAGGCGTGCGCCCGGAGCAGCGCGAGCGCGTCCGCCGGCGGGATGCCGAGCTGGGCGACCACCATCCCGATCGCCTGATGGACGACAGCCCGATCTGACCATGCAGCCAGCGAGGCGGGGACCTCTGTCCGGGCATCCTCCAGCAGGGCGGCACCGACGGCGTCGGCGACCGCCTGGGCCTCGCTCAGCCCGCGACGTAGTCCGCCCGACGCCCGGTACAGGGTCAGGACGCCGATCGTCGTGCCGTTCGGCTGCATCGGGAGTGCCCAGATGGTGACGTTGCCCGCGAGGTTCTCGGCCATGGCGTCGAACACGGCGTACGGGCCGGGCGCGGCGGCGCCGACGCGAACCACGACGGGCCGTCCCGAGTCGAACGCCTCCCGGCTGGGTCCTTCGCCGATGACGTCCTGGACGCTCTCGATGCCTGCTGCCGTCCGGTCCGTCGCCCAGATCGTCACGCTCTCTGGTCGCGACGTGGCCAGCGTGATGGCCGCTCCCCCGGCGCCCAGGATCTCGAGGCATGCTCGGCACAGGCGCTGGGCCAGCGGCTCGCCGCCCGCACCGCGGTCGACGGCGCGCGCCAGCAGCGTCATCACCTCGGCGCTCTCGTCCACCTGCGCTCCTGAACCATCGGAGTGCGTCCCCCGGTTCACCGAGTCACGCCCCTGCGACCAGTCTCCCCCGTGCGCGGGCAGAAGCACCACCGTCCAGGTGCGGGCGTCAGTCTTCTCCCATCGACCGGAAGAGCCGTGCGACATCGTCGTAGGCGGCGAGCAGACCCGGCACCGCGGCGCGCATGCGCGCGTAGACCTCGGAGTGCTCGGGCATGGCAGCGGGCATCGCCGACGAGCTCGCATCCGCGTCGTCGGGCTCGAGGACCCCGACCCCGTCGCCCAGCTCGCTCACGCGGCCGAGGGCGTACAGGCCGAGGGCGGCGGCCCCGAGAGCGGAACCCTCTGCTCCGCCAGTCACGCAGACGGGCCGACCGAGAGCGCCCGCCATGATGTCGCGCCAGAGCGGGGAACGGAACACACCTCCGGTCGCGCGGACGCTCGTCACCGGCTCGATGCGGTCGAGCCGGTCCACGATGGTCGAGAGCTGGAGGGCCACGCCCTCGACGGCAGCCCGCACGAAGTGCCCGCGGGTGTGTGCGTGGCGGATCCCGAGGAAGGCGCCCGTCAGGTCGGGGTCCCACAGCGGGGCGCGTTCGGCGAGAAGGTACGGGAGCATGAGCAGGCCGTCGCTGCCGGGCGGCACGCTCTCGGCCAGCGCGAGCAGAGCGGCGTCTGGCGCCACCCCGCCCGCGTCACCGGCGAGGTCGCGGCCGAAGATGCCGCCGGCCCAGCGCACGACGACGCCACCGTTGCTGACGGCGCCGCCGATGACCCAGTGCTCGTCGGTGAGCGCATAGCAGAACAACCGGCCGTCGGGATCCAGCATCGGTTCGGGCACGACCATCCGCACGGCTCCGCTCGTGCCGAGAGAGAGCCCGACGACGCCGGGCGCCATCGCGTTGGTGCCGAGGTTGCCGAGAGGGCCGTCCGCGGCTCCCACGACAACGGGCAGACCCACGGGCAGTCCCACCCGGTTCGCCACGGTCTTCATGAGGCCGAGCGCAGAGGTTGTCGGCAGGACGGGCGGGAGCTGGTCGGCGGAGATGCCCGCAAGGTCGATCGCTGCAGGGCTCCAGTCGCGCGTCTGCAGGTCGAGCATCCCGGTGCCCGACGCCGACGACAGCTCGGTTGCGAGCGTCCCCGTGAGGGTGACGAGAACGTAGTCCTTCAACCCCACCCAGTACCGCACGGTCGCGCACAGCTGCGGCTCGTGCGCAGAGAACCACATGAGCTTGGTGAGCGGTGACATCGGGTGCACGGGCGTGCCCGAGGTCCGGTAGAGCGCACCAGCCAGGCCGGACTCCCGAAGGCTCCGCGCCTCGTCGCGGGCGCGAGCGTCGGCCCATGTCACCAGCGGTGTCAGAGGACGCAGCTTGGCGTCCAGACCGATCAGGCCGTGCATCGCGGCGCTCACCGAGAGCGCCACGACGCTGGAACCGCCGACGGCATCCACGCACTCCGCCAGCGCACCTTGGACTGCCGCTGCGATCGCCTGGGGGTCCTGCACCTGCCAGCCCGGAGCCGGCTGCACGAGCGGGTACTCCCGGATGGCGGTGTGGCGCCACGGCGAGCCGAGCCCGAAGGCCACGACCTTGGCGGCTGTCGTGCCGACGTCGAGCCCGATGATCACCTCGGCCGGCGGGTGCACCCCGGCCGTCTGAGCGCTCATGACTGCGCTGCCGCGGGTGTCGCCAAGGACCGTGCGTGCTCGAGCACCGCCGCCCGCACGCGCTCGTCCGCGGCCAGGTCCACGCCGAGGAAGCCGAGCACCTTGTCCACCGACTCCTCGAGGGTTCCGTCGCCGAGTCGCCTCACCTCCTCGGCCCGCGCGTCGTGGACGGGAGCGCCGTGGCCGCGCAGGTGACCCACCCAGGCCGCGACCGCCCGGGTCGCGCCGACGGGCACCCGGCCCGCGGCGAGCTCGGCCCGCAGGGCCGGAACGATCCGGACGGGAATCTTCTGCGAGCCGTCGGCGGCGATCTGGGCGAGCGCGTGCCGGATCCTCGGGTTCTCGAACCGGCGCAGCAGCGCGGCGCGGTACGCCGCCACGTCGGCCTCGGCGAGCGAGAGGTGACGCGACGCCTCGGCCCACCACTCCTCGACCCAGCCACGGCACACCGGGTCGGCGATCGCCTCGGCGACGGTCTCGTGCCCTCGGATCGACCCGGCATAGGCGAGCAACGAGTGGGAGCCGTTGAGGAGCCAGAGCTTGCGCTGCTCGAACGGCATCACGTCGTCCACGAGCCTCGCGCCGGCGGCCTGCCAGTCGGGGCGGCCGTTCGGGAACGCGCCCGCGATGATCCATTCGCTGAACGGTTCGGTCGGCACCGGGGAGGCATCCACGAGGCCCGTCCCGGCGAGGACTGCCG contains:
- a CDS encoding BTAD domain-containing putative transcriptional regulator gives rise to the protein MEGIGVRALGPVRVRVGGTPDDLVVPPRLRSALAALVLNLGHVVPADLLAMRVWGEDVGPAALLPAVSRLRRILEPGVVDGAWQLLLTRSPGYLLALPDEAVDARRFERALAEAKVARSAEDLTGAVSLLDGALALWHGAAYADVERPFAREEAMRLERRRRTAAELAADLVLRLGRPDEAVERLLPVVQAEPLDEGVRAAQVRALYAAGRQAEALSVIENVRLLHADELGVDPGPELRELQARVLRHDPGLLPSRRPTGSVAEQPRRSSPPAPSPPSLGPALTTFVGREEDLDFLAAALRAHRLVTVVGPGGSGKTRLVCEALRRGLVPGEVAVVELAGIQDGALVGAQVADVLDVSLTGAGPVDAVVTAVQDRAVTVILDNGEHLVDDVAAWCAQVLASCPHLVVLATSRQPVGLDGEAVLPCGPLPVGELDDDAVLLFRDRARLVGAPVSDDIGTSRLVHHVCTRLDGLPLAIELAAACLRALPLTEVARRVEDPFELLTEGRRSAAPHQRTLVQTVRWSVDLLDDAERRLFEQLAAFPGGFATDTVDAVAGSSSGQALSALRALVSQSLVVLERERGRYRMLETLRQSSTSRSPRRSWRTGTARRGSSPILSNGSSLCCAGPGRRQAGHGSTRSSRTSGPPWRTRSRAGTVARPPASLRPSAGGGTSAATSTRVARR
- a CDS encoding gluconokinase is translated as MSAQTAGVHPPAEVIIGLDVGTTAAKVVAFGLGSPWRHTAIREYPLVQPAPGWQVQDPQAIAAAVQGALAECVDAVGGSSVVALSVSAAMHGLIGLDAKLRPLTPLVTWADARARDEARSLRESGLAGALYRTSGTPVHPMSPLTKLMWFSAHEPQLCATVRYWVGLKDYVLVTLTGTLATELSSASGTGMLDLQTRDWSPAAIDLAGISADQLPPVLPTTSALGLMKTVANRVGLPVGLPVVVGAADGPLGNLGTNAMAPGVVGLSLGTSGAVRMVVPEPMLDPDGRLFCYALTDEHWVIGGAVSNGGVVVRWAGGIFGRDLAGDAGGVAPDAALLALAESVPPGSDGLLMLPYLLAERAPLWDPDLTGAFLGIRHAHTRGHFVRAAVEGVALQLSTIVDRLDRIEPVTSVRATGGVFRSPLWRDIMAGALGRPVCVTGGAEGSALGAAALGLYALGRVSELGDGVGVLEPDDADASSSAMPAAMPEHSEVYARMRAAVPGLLAAYDDVARLFRSMGED
- a CDS encoding ANTAR domain-containing protein, which codes for MIHTPDDLHDRPGAHDAEIPLGTVRAQGDVWTWSDSVYAMHGFAPGEVVPTAEVMLAHCHAADRDRLAAVLVADDSELSYAAEQYRLIDARGDEHWVALTVDWSSSDSCMYASMLDLTARHARASADAVTSILTEALESRSIIDQAKGALELVYGTDESTAFNLLKLYSQQTNVKLRTVASEIVDSLSSAHALPTAMKDLFDEKFLDLARNGPASTARPAIRDEARRPIEVTLQMDADVVRIVVTGDVDLATAPAFGGALRSACARASAEHGVVVDLSGCARVGPEGLAELASARRRLTRKSAEIHALVGDETLNPSAVAAVVQTVVVPGRDPDDVDAVQA
- the malQ gene encoding 4-alpha-glucanotransferase is translated as MPGPAGIGPEPGYYHLRTPDGRRRLVISAPERLPQPVRGWGWSVQLYAARSRDSWGIGDFAGLATITRAARAAGATSVLISPVHAAAPVPAQQASPYSPASRQWLQLLHIAMADVPGAGEVDLADLELAGRELNAERLIDRDAVWKLKRSALERIWSATRWTLPVEHEVWTAEHGQNLTRFATWCVLAETYGTGNWREWPSEFHSPAGALDFAAEHTDRVAFYAWAQWVADTQLAAACRAGAGVVVDIAVGFDSCSADAWDSQDEVCFDFEVGCPPDRHNVDGQKWGLPPFNPLALVAADFAPFIKMVRSALRHADALRIDHVMQLWRLFWVPAGEGAGQGAYVHYPTEAMLAIVRLEASRVGAWVVGEDMGTVADEVRDTMARDGMLGYRAALRLPVDQFPEAAMGASSTHDQATIAGTLTGSDTNDLRAIGKAANFEQLEQARRELAAAAGVDPDGPIGPEEIRRAVLAQYTRLAACKARVVLASLDDVGAVAERPNMPGTVTAWPNWCLSLPRPVEDILREPLAQELAQVLGTRA
- a CDS encoding GAF and ANTAR domain-containing protein — encoded protein: MDESAEVMTLLARAVDRGAGGEPLAQRLCRACLEILGAGGAAITLATSRPESVTIWATDRTAAGIESVQDVIGEGPSREAFDSGRPVVVRVGAAAPGPYAVFDAMAENLAGNVTIWALPMQPNGTTIGVLTLYRASGGLRRGLSEAQAVADAVGAALLEDARTEVPASLAAWSDRAVVHQAIGMVVAQLGIPPADALALLRAHAYTSSSELTAVASAVVSRHLDLSGTPGDSGRPWRRTTRSPGTNDGRAGHGER
- a CDS encoding FAD-binding protein, giving the protein MSVHDTQQRLAHPHPTDERRDRPHPEPRWDQLAAHLTGHVVLPDDPGYDALVGSFNLTQHPHPAAVVQAADADDVVAAVRFAGRHGIEIAPQATGHGATDALDGALLIHTGLLQELQIHAEGWARIGAGVRWQQVLEAAAPLDLMGLAGSSPTVGVVGYVTGGGLSPRGPRLRFRRGPRARPRPRDRRRGAAPGDPRARAGPVLGRARR